GGATGACTCTTTCGACTAACCAAAAAACGCATGAATTGGAATTCTCGATGCCGCCACGCCTGCCAATTGGCGTGCAATAAAAATGCGGCGATCAGGACGAGATTGAGATGAATTCCACCGATCCATCCCCACACCATCAGCAGCCCGGCCGCGACAGTGCTGATCTTCACCGACCATGCCACCGCCTTCCGATACGGCAACACATATCCCAAAAGCGCCTGCATCACCCGACCACCGTCCAGCGGATAGATCGGCAAAAGGTTAAATCCAACCAACATCGCATTGAGATGGATGAAATAGTGGGTCCACTCTTGATCCCACCAGCCGATCCATATAAACAGGCCGCCCGCCAATATCATCATGACATTGTGAAACGGCCCGGACAACGCGACAATCAGTTCTTCATGAATGGGTACACTTCCCCATTCATCTGTTTTTACCACCCCACCGAACGGTAATAGTTCTAACGTCTGTATCCGCCATCCCAAAGACCATGCCGCGGTGACATGGCCCATCTCGTGAATGATCACCAACACGAACAACGTCACGATTTCCAAAAAGCGTCCCATCACCACTGCCAACAGGATGACGATCCAAAACAGGAAATGAATGCGGACCTTCAATCCCTGCCACGGCAGGTGATTATTCAAACGGTATCACTTCCGCGGGATTGACAAATGTTCCGTTTCTGCGCAAAGCAAAGTACAGCAGGGGTCGTCCGCCCGATCCACCGATCTCTCCCAACAATTGTTTCCCGGTCACCCAATCCTTGGTCCGAACCCGGACCGTTTCCAACCAGCCATACCATGTTTCCCTGCCGTCGGCATGACGGATCACCACGGTTTTTCCCAATCCCGGTTTCGACCCGGCAAACACGACCCAGCCGTCCGATGCCGCCACGACCGGCGCGGTATTTGCAGCTTGAATCACCACGCCACGTCCATCCTTGGCAAAAGGTTGCGCCACTCTCCCTTTGACCGGTGTGTACCAAGATGGTGTCGGTTTGATGCGCTGATTGTCCGTCACCCCGGAAAACGCCGGAAGGAAGTCCTCCGCGCCCCCCGCATACGTGCGATACCACTCAGCCACACCCGCAAAATTGAAGTCCCGATGGAGTGCTTCACTGATCCACTCTTGGGTGCGTCTGCTCATGGTTGAATCGGATTGGAACACCAAATAGGTAAAAGAAAGGAGCAAAAAAGCTGCAAACGTTTGATAGAGTAACCGACCGGTATTGTTTTTCTTTGGCTCCTCCGTCCACCATCCCGGTCGGTTCCACGGCGCACTCTCTTCGCGCCGCCGGTCGAGCCGATCCGCCCGCGGTCGGGAAGAGCGAAACGGCAATGGAGGCTGACCCTGTTGAATCGCCCGCACTTGCCGTTCCCGTCGCTTACGGATTCCCTGGGCCCACTCCCGCATTTTTGACCCCATCCCTTCGTTCGGCATGTCCTTAGATTGTTATCAAGATATGAGACAAGCGGTTCAGTTATGCTCACATTGCCGATGGATAAAGGGATGTGGACCCCATCAAAAAACGGGGGAATATTTCCCCCGAAACTGTGCATGATTATGTACATCATCGGATCAGGCAAAGCCCAGCCACCTTTTCAATTTGGACATCATATTACGCTCTTTGTCCAATACCAAGAGCGGTACCGATTCCCCCTGAATTCGGCGCGCAATGTTGCGATATGCCTGTGCGGCCAGACAATCATGATGCAGAACGATCGGTTCCCCTTGATTGCCGGCACGGATGATGCGCTCGTCGTCGGGTACGACACCCAACAGGTCGATGGCTAAAACAGATACCACTTCATCGACGTCCATCATGCCCCCGTCTTTGACCATTTGGGTTTTGAGCCGGTTCACCACCAGTTTGGGGGCTTCCACCCGTTCCTTCTCCAGCAATCCGATCACCCGGTCGGCATCCCGAACCGAAGCGTTTTCCGGTGTCGTTACAACAATGGCCTGATCGGCACCGGCTACTGCATTTTTAAAACCGGTTTCGATCCCGGCTGGACAATCGATAATCACATAATCGAATTCTTCCTTCAACTCCCCG
Above is a window of Polycladomyces subterraneus DNA encoding:
- a CDS encoding M50 family metallopeptidase; amino-acid sequence: MNNHLPWQGLKVRIHFLFWIVILLAVVMGRFLEIVTLFVLVIIHEMGHVTAAWSLGWRIQTLELLPFGGVVKTDEWGSVPIHEELIVALSGPFHNVMMILAGGLFIWIGWWDQEWTHYFIHLNAMLVGFNLLPIYPLDGGRVMQALLGYVLPYRKAVAWSVKISTVAAGLLMVWGWIGGIHLNLVLIAAFLLHANWQAWRHREFQFMRFLVSRKSHPPPPSSRLITLRVSPRATLLSVVKIWRKEAYHVIMVRGTRRVIPEEVVLSRLLDHREHDRCIGDL
- a CDS encoding M23 family metallopeptidase; translated protein: MREWAQGIRKRRERQVRAIQQGQPPLPFRSSRPRADRLDRRREESAPWNRPGWWTEEPKKNNTGRLLYQTFAAFLLLSFTYLVFQSDSTMSRRTQEWISEALHRDFNFAGVAEWYRTYAGGAEDFLPAFSGVTDNQRIKPTPSWYTPVKGRVAQPFAKDGRGVVIQAANTAPVVAASDGWVVFAGSKPGLGKTVVIRHADGRETWYGWLETVRVRTKDWVTGKQLLGEIGGSGGRPLLYFALRRNGTFVNPAEVIPFE
- the minD gene encoding septum site-determining protein MinD, with amino-acid sequence MGESIVVTSGKGGVGKSTTTANVGTALALSGKKVCLVDTDIGLRNLDVLMGLENRIVYDLVDVIEGNCRLQQALIRDKRCDELYLLPAAQSKDKSAVSAHQLRKLIGELKEEFDYVIIDCPAGIETGFKNAVAGADQAIVVTTPENASVRDADRVIGLLEKERVEAPKLVVNRLKTQMVKDGGMMDVDEVVSVLAIDLLGVVPDDERIIRAGNQGEPIVLHHDCLAAQAYRNIARRIQGESVPLLVLDKERNMMSKLKRWLGFA